A genome region from Erythrolamprus reginae isolate rEryReg1 chromosome 4, rEryReg1.hap1, whole genome shotgun sequence includes the following:
- the TFDP1 gene encoding transcription factor Dp-1 translates to MAKDAGLIDANGELKVFIDQNLSPGKGVVSLVAVHPSTLGKQLLPKTFGPSNVNIAQQVVIGTPQRPSAPNTILVGSPHTPNTHFVSQNQTADSSPWSAGKRNKKGEKNGKGLRHFSMKVCEKVQRKGTTSYNEVADELVAEFSTADAHISPNESQAYDQKNIRRRVYDALNVLMAMNIISKEKKEIKWIGLPTNSAQECQNLEVERQRRLERIKQKQSQLQELILQQIAFKNLVQRNRHAQQQANRPPTSNSVIHLPFIIVNTSKKTVIDCSISNDKFEYLFNFDNAFEIHDDIEVLKRMGMAFGLESGSCSAEDLKNARSLVPKALEPYVTEMAQGSISNVYVSSSSGSASNGTRFSNSDYSNGGDGMLATSSNGSQYSGSRVETPVSYVGDDDDDDDDEFNENDDDD, encoded by the exons ATGGCAAAAGAT GCTGGTCTCATTGACGCTAACGGAGAGTTAAAGGTTTTTATAGATCAAAATCTTAGTCCAGGAAAAg GTGTTGTTTCATTAGTGGCTGTTCATCCCTCAACACTTGGCAAACAACTTTTGCCGAAAACATTTGGCCCGTCGAATGTTAACATTGCACAACAAGTG GTTATTGGTACACCACAGAGACCATCAGCCCCAAATACTATTTTAGTAGGAAGTCCACATACTCCCAATACACACTTTGTATCACAGAATCAGACTGCAGATTCCTCACCTTGGTCAGCTGG GAAACGAAACAAAAAGGGAGAGAAGAATGGCAAAGGTTTACGGCACTTCTCTATGAAGGTTTGTGAGAAGGTTCAGAGGAAAGGAACTACCTCGTACAATGAGGTAGCAGATGAGTTAGTTGCAGAATTCAGTACTGCAGATGCTCACATCTCACCAAATGAATCA CAAGCTTATGATCAGAAAAATATAAGGCGACGGGTCTATGATGCCTTAAACGTTCTTATGGCCATGAACATTATttccaaggaaaagaaagaaatcaaatgGATTGGCCTACCTACTAATTCAGCTCAGGAATGCCAGAATTTAGAG gTGGAGAGACAGAGAAGACTTGAAAGAATAAAGCAAAAACAGTCACAACTACAAGAATTAATTCTTCAG CAAATTGCCTTCAAAAATCTTGTTCAGCGAAATCGTCATGCACAGCAACAAGCAAATAGACCACCAACTTCAAATTCTGTCATTCACTTGCCATTTATTATAGTGAACACCAGCAAGAAAACTGTAATCGATTGCAGTATTTCTAACGACAA GTTTGAGTATCTATTTAATTTTGATAATGCATTTGAAATACATGATGATATTGAAGTATTGAAGCGAATGGGAATGGCATTTGGACTAGAATCTGGAAGTTGCTCAGCAgaagatttaaaaaatgcaagGAGCTTGGTTCCTAAAGCTCTTGAACCTTATGTGACAG AAATGGCTCAGGGATCAATCAGCAATGTGTATGTCTCATCCTCATCAGGTTCAGCTTCAAATGGAACAAGATTTTCCAACAG TGACTACTCAAATGGAGGAGATGGAATGTTGGCTACAAGTTCCAATGGATCTCAATACAGCGGCTCCAGAGTAGAGACACCTGTGTCTTATGTTGgggatgatgacgatgatgacgacgatgaatttaatgaaaatgatgatgatgactga